TGACGTAGAGCTTGGGTCTTTCCGGTTGGACTACCCCGTATTTGAAAAGGGAGAAAATCTCTCTGGTGGAGAAAAACAGCGTCTGGCAATTGCGCGGGCGATGCTGAAAGGGGAACAACTCTGGATACTGGATGAACCTACTTCTTCTATAGATGCTCTAACTGAGCGGAAAATTTATGAACGTTTGTTTAATCAGGCGGAAAGGGATACTCTGATCCTGGTTAGTCACCGTCTTACAGGTCTTGAACTCATGGATCAGATTATTGTGATGGATGAAGGTACGATTGTGGAAAAAGGAACTTACCATGAATTGATGCATAAGCAAGGCTACTTCTATGAAATGAAACAAATCGAAAAAACCATCTTCGGATAAAAGCAAGATGAAGCAAAAAAATCCCACCTCAGGTCATCCATTTACTGGATGACCTGAGGTGGTTTAATTTTCCGGAAACCAGGGAGGAGACTTGGAGAGATTCCCTGACTGCCGCTTGGTTCACGATTAATACTAGTACGGATAATATGGATACTGATAGTAAGGATAAGGAGTAAAGTAAGGAAAAAGGGCAAGGGCAGTTAATCCTGCAATGGGTAGTACAGACCGCCGGAAACGACGAGCTCTTCTTCGACCATAACCACCATAACCGAATTGACGATCGTTCGAACTTGAGCTTTTAGCTTCAACTTTTTCATCTACCATAACATCTTCACTGATCAGCATCGTGATCTTATCATTTCTCACATCAATGATAATTCCATCCACTGTGCTCCCGTCCTCAAGCGTAACCATAACGTGGTAATCCTTGTGTTGTTCGCACTGGCTTTCAGTAGGTTTCATGTGAGACGGCTGCTGGTACATATTCCTTTCGTCTGTCACTGTTAATCAACTCCTCACAAAACCATGATATTCACCCATGAAAAATTTGTGACAAACATCCAGCAGCCAGGGTGTTTTTCTATCCATATTTTAGTAAAATGTAGAAAAAGGAAAGGTGAGGTGGAGGCATTGGACAAGAAAGCACCCATAGAACTAGGAAATGATATCTATCTAATTGATGGGTTTGACTTAGGGTTTGAAGGTCGCACGGGTACATATGTCTTACAGGGAGAGAAGCTTACTTTAGTAGAAACAGGTCCCAGCCCTTCTGTGCCAAGAATTCTTGAAGGATTGAAAGATTTATCGCTCGCTGCTGAACAGGTTGAGTATATTATTTTAACTCACATCCATCTGGATCATGCAGGTGGGGCTGGCTTGCTGCTTCAGGAATGCCCGAATGCTAAAGTTATTGTGCACGAAAGGGGAAAGAGGCACTTAGTTGATCCTTCCAAGCTGATTGCGGGCGCCCGGGCTGTATATGGGGATAAATTTGATCAGCTGTTCGATCCCATTCTTCCTGTTCCTGAAGAAAAAATACTTACGAAATCGGATGGAGAGACACTGGATATTGATGAGAACCGCCGCTTAACTTTTTATGATACTCCTGGACACGCGAAGCACCACTTAGGAATCTTTGATTCAGCAAGCCAGGGGATTTTTACCGGAGATACTGCAGGCATCCGCTATCATCAAACTGAGCATACTGGCTTAACTTTTTTTCTGCCTACTACATCACCGAATCAATTCGACCCGGAAGCGATGAAGCAATCGATTGAGCGATTTCGCGCAATGAACCCGAAGCGGCTGTTCTTTGGTCACTTTGGTAAAACTGAAAATCCTGAAGAAGCTTTTGATGAAGTCATTGAATGGATTCCGATTTTTGTGGAGGAAGCGCGTACAGCATGGATCGAGAACGAAGGGATCGCAGGTATTGAAGAGCGTCTCCATAGACGCATTGTGGAATATTTAAATGGAAAAAACATTACGGAAGACCATCCAGTTTTCGAATTACTGCGCTTAGACTTTGAAGTCTGCGCTATGGGACTGGCCGATTACCTTCGTAAGCAGTTATAATGACTATTATAAAACGTTTGATTAGGATAGCTGGCCTTAATGTAGCCAGCCTGTTCTATACTTTTAAAAAAGGATCATCAATTTACTGCTAGATTTGATAAACTATTAGATAGAACATAAATATCAGGAGGTAATGTTATGAGCAAAAGAGAATTTGTGACAGCCATTAATTGCATGGATGGAAGAGTCCAGCTGCCGGTCATCCATTGGATGCAGGAGAAGTACGATGCTGAATACGTAGATATGATTACAGAAGCAGGACCGACTCGTTATTTACTTGAGGGTTCGCCGGACAATTTAGAAGCCATGCAAGCTAAAGTGGGAATTTCCTGTGAAAAACACGGATCTGACATTATTGCAGTGGTCGGTCACCATGACTGTGCAGGTAACCCTGTTCCCAGGGAAGAAAAAGTAAATCAGATTAAGCAATCGGTAGAGCTTGTCCAGTCATGGGGCTATCAGGCAGAGGTTATTGGTCTCTACGTAAATGATCAGTGGGAAGTAGAGTTTATTTTATAGAGACTTAAGTACTTAGTTGTGAAATAAACAGGGGCTTTGAGTGGAAAAAGGAGAGAGTCAGATGGAGCAGGCCAGCTGGTTTGAGATAATAGAAAATGAATGGGATCCTATTTTTTAGAACTGCAAAGGCTCTCTCCAATGATAACTGCCAAATGTTGCCGCTATCTTTGTGAAGATTGCGAGCATAGTTGAAAGTCAAAATAAATGCTGCCTATTCGCAAGTTACAGATAACGGATCACGTCATAGAGCTGCCCGACTTGAAGAAAGAGAGTTGATCTGTCTGGTACCGTTTGAGAGACCCCCTCATCTGTTGTAAAATAACTGATTAGTGAATCTAAGAGGAAACAGGGTGTTAGATGTGACTAGATATATTGTAGTAGGTGCAGGGATTCTTGGTGCTTCAACGGCATATCACTTAGCGAAAACGGGGGCTGAGGTGACTATCATAGACCGAGAGGATCAGGGGCAGGCCACAGAAGCGGCTGCGGGTATTGTTTGCCCGTGGCTTTCCCAGCGTCGAAATAAAAAGTGGTATCAGCTTGTTAGAGGAGGCGCTAATTATTATCCGGACTTAGTGCAATCGCTGCTGGACGATGGAGAAGCAGAAACAGGTTACAAGAGAGTCGGAGCTATCAGTTTGCATACCGATAAAGATAAGCTGGATAAGATGGTAGAAAGAGTATTAAAACGAAGAGATGATGCGCCTGAGATCGGAGAAGTAACCCGGCTTTCCCCTACGGAAACGTACAAGCTTTTCCCGGTATTATCAGAGGAATATGGAGCGGTACACGTAAGTGGAGGAGCACGAGTGGATGGGCGCTTAATGAGAGATGCTCTGCTTAATGCAGCCAAGAAGCATGGGGCTGTCCTTGTTAAAGGAGAAGCTTCTCTTGTATATAAAAAGGAAGATACCAGAGGTGTCCAGGTAGATAGTCAGTTCTATGCTGCTGATCAAGTGATCGTGACAGCAGGAGCCTGGGCGAAAGAATTGTTTACTCCTTTAGGCATTAATTTTAAGGTTACGTTCCAAAAGGCTCAAATTGTCCATATGAAACTAGCGGAGAAAGACACAAGTGAGTGGCCTGTAGTTATGCCTCCCACCAATAAGTATTTGTTAGCTTTCGGCGGAGGTAGAATTATCGCTGGATCCACACATGAAGATGACACGGAATTTGACCATCGGACGACTGCGGGAGCCATTCATGAAATCTTCGACCAAACACTCAGCTACGCTCCAGGCTTATATAACAGTTCCTTTCTTGAGACGCGTGTAGGATTCCGGCCGTTTACGCCTGGATTCCTTCCAGTGTTTGGTTATGTACCAGAGCATCCCGGACTGCTGGCAGCTAACGGTCTCGGGGCCTCTGGATTAACTTCCGGTCCATTTCTCGGCGCTGAACTTGCCAAACTTGCTCTAGGTCAGGAAACAGAGCTTGATCCTGCTGACTATGATCTATCAGAAGCAATAGAAATTATGAACTAGAATGAATGACGATCCTCAGAGTACGCCGTTCACTCTCACTAGAGAGAACGTATATTACAGCTCGACGATAAAAAGACCAAATCACATTGTGATTTGGTCTTTTTATCATGCTAAGCCAAGGCGGTAGGGAGGACCATGTGGATCTCCCTGTTAAACTTCCTATTTTCACCCTTACGACAATAAATGGAAATTTCAATGAATATAGAAAATGTTAGACTGGTTCATGTTTAATAAGGTGCTGATCCTAAGATTTTAGTTCTGGATAATCGCAATACTCAATGATAGTTCCTTCTGTATCGGCTGGGTTTAAATAAATTAAACGCCTTCCATGCTTATTTGTTCGAAGTGACCATTCTAGTGTGCGGATACCTTTGGTTTCAAGTTCTTTCAAAGCTTGATCAAGATCTCCTACATGATAGGCCACATGATGAACGCCTTTCCCTTTCTGCTTAATAAACCTGGCAATAGGAGAAGTTGTATTATTAGTAGGCATGAGAAGTTCAGTCCTGTCACCATCAATATCAATGATGGCAATTTCGCTTTCCACGCCTTCTGCTTCGCTTCGGTAGCGATCGATTAACGTTCCGCCCAATTCATTCGTATGAAATTCGATACTGTCTTCTATATTGCGAACGGCAATGCCGATGTGGTCTAATTTTTTCTTCATTCAAGACCTCCTTCTGGGTACGAATCATTCTACCATACGACCCTTTTCCTGCTGCAAGATCCCAGCCTTCTTATTCCACTAACTGAATTGTACAAGATAGAACCTTTCTGCGACATAGAACAGTAGCAGCAGCTGCTTTATTCGAACGTGGTCCTCTGGCCGTTCCCGTACTTGTCGTTGTGCTGGTTTTAGCTGTACTCTTATTCATTATCTATATTCTGTTTGTTCGCACACTTTTCGACTGTAATTTCGGCCGACCTCACCATAAATAATACCTGTAACTTTTGGAGCGCTCTTTCCGAAGGGGTCCCCTGCATAAAGAAGGCTGACATCCTGCTCGGATATCAGCCTTCCTCTACTATTAACCCAGTTGTTTAACAAGTTCTTTCGCGACAGCCTCAGTAGACTGAGGGTTTTGACCGGTAATCAAGTAACCGTCTACTTCATAATGAGTACTCCAGTTAGGTCCTGAAGAAACTGTGGCTCCTAGTTCATTCAATTTACTTTCCAGTAGGAAAGGCATGTACTGATCAAGAGTTGTTTCAGCTTCTTCGGAGTCCGTGAAGGCACTGACGCGTTTGCCTTTAACCAGTGGTTCTCCATTAGATAAAGTAGCTCCTGTAAGTCCGGCGGGACCGTGACAGACGGCTGCTACATATTTATCAGCTTCGTAGAAGTTACGAAGCAGTTTTTGAAGAGTTTCATTATCAGGAAAATCGAACATAGTTCCATGTCCGCCTGGTAAGAAAACAGCGTCAAATTGTTCAGCTGAGAAATCAGCGATTGGTGCTGTGCTTTCCAGGTGAGGTTTTGTATCTAGAATTTCCTGAGGCTCATCTTCGCTCACACTGTTTGGATCTACAGGGACGACTCCACCGTTAGGGCTTGCTACAGTTACTTCATAACCGTGCTGTTTAAATTCATTGTAAGCCTCTCCGAATTCGGAAAGCCATACGCCTGTAGGTGTCTCATCAGTGATTTTATCATGATTAGTAAGCACCATTAATACTTTCTTAGCCATACAAAAATCCTCCTTTATTATAAGAAACGTTTGTAAAAGTTTTTTTAACGCAGCATCATGCGCTAAAAGAATAGTTCCCAATAAAAATGTGGAATAAACATGGGCAGAACATGGTTGACAAGAAACACATTCCTGCATACGATAGATGTATATATGAATATATGTGCATATAAGGGTGGTGTAAAATCATATGGATAATGAACAGAAGAAAAAAGATCAGAAGGATAATCAAGAAGTAGAGGGGCTGGATGAGGAGACATTGTTCGTCGTCTCCCAAACGTTTAAAGCTTTGTCTGACCCGACTCGTATCCGGATCTTACATCTTCTATGTGAGCAAGAGATGTCCGTTAACCAAATTGCAGATACGTTAGAGTTAAGACAGTCAACCGTTTCACATCAGCTGAGGTTTTTGAAAAATTTGCGTTTAGTTAAATACAGAAGAGCAGGTACAACACTATTTTACTCTCATGATGATGAGCATGTCATCAATGTCCTACAGCAAACGATCAACCACGCTCTGCATCACTAAAGGAGAGAGAAACAATGAAAGAATATAAACTCCAGGGGCTGTCCTGTGCAAATTGTGCAGCCGAAATGGAAAGCGAAATTAAAAAGTTAGACCATGGGGGCGACGCACAGCTGAAATTTAATTCAAGTAAACTTCTCGTCCATGAACAAGTTAATTTAAGCAAGGTGCGTCAAATATTGAAATCAGACGGAGCTTCACTTGTAGAAACGAAGGAGCATGGAGAGAACGGTCACAATCACTCTCACGGTTCCAATATGAAGATGCTGGTTTTTCTTTCAAGCGTAATTTTTGGACTCACGTTTTTATTGCAAAGTCATGTTTCAGGTTATGTGTTAATTATGATGTACGTAGCTGCCATGGCTCTCAGTGGTTATCAGACATTTATTAAAGGAGCCAAAAATTTAGTTAAGTTGAAGTTCAATATTGATACACTGATGACAATTGCACTGATAGGTGCCGTAGCTATTGGAGAATGGCGTGAAGCCACAATTGTAGCGATCCTATTCGGTTTAAATGAATACTTGGAAGGTCTCGGTATGGAAAAAGCAAGGAATTCAATGGAGCAGCTGCTAAAAGTAGCTCCTAAACAGGCCACTCTGATACTTGAGAATGGATCCGAAAGAGTTGTACCGATCGAATCACTGCAAGAGAATGATGTAGTACTCGTAAAAGCTGGTGAAAAGATCCCGTCCGATGGGATCGTGATAGAAGGGTTCAGTTCCGTGAATGAATCGGCTATTACCGGCGAATCACTGCCGGTCGAAAAGGCGTCGGGGGAAAACCTGTATGGAGGCAGCATTAATAACGAAGGACTTCTAAAAGTGAAAATAACCAGAGCTTATGAAGATTCCTCCTTAGCGAAAATATTACATTTAGTTGAAGAAGCACAGGAAATGAAAACACCAACCGAATTGTTTATTAATCGTTTTGCTAAGTACTATACCCCGGCGATCATGCTTATTTCCCTTCTGGTTATGGTCCTTCCGCCTTTGTTATTCAATATGGAATGGGGATCAGCACTTTATCAGGGGCTTGCGGTGTTAATTGTTGGCTGCCCGTGCGCGCTCATTTTATCTTCCCCGATTGCTATCGTGTCCGGAATTACGAAAAACGCCCGCAATGGGATATTGGTTAAAGGCGGCGTATTTTTAGAGCAGCTGGGTAAGGTAGAAAGCATAGCTTTTGATAAAACAGGCACATTGACTAAAGGAGAACCTACCGTTCAGACAGCGAGGGTATATAATGCTGAACTCTTTTATTCAATAGCTGGTTCGATTGAAAAGAATTCATCCCATCCAATTGCCAAAGCAGTAATGGCTGAAGTTAACACGAAGAACTCAGCATTAAAAGAGCCTTCAAAAGTAGAAGCGTTACCAGGGAAGGGGATTTACGCTGAAATTGATCACACCCCTTACTATATGGGCAGCGAACAGACGATTCCTCACTTGAATTTATCCAACGAACAGAAAAAGGATATTGAGTCATTGAAAGAGGCAGGATACACGCTGGTCATTGTTTCAAGTGAAGAGGAGATTCTTGGGATATTCGGGATCGCGGACGAGATAAGAGATGAAAGTAAGTCCCTGATTAAAGACCTTCATTTGGCAGGGATTAAGCATACGATTATGCTTACTGGAGATCATGAAAAAACAGCGGAAAAAGTAGCTGGTGAAATTGGGTTAACCGATGTATATGCTGGTTTGCTTCCAGAGCAGAAAGTAGAACAAGTAAAGAGACTAAGTAAAGGTACCAGGCTTGCTATGGTGGGGGACGGAATTAACGATGCACCCGCTTTGGCTACAGCTGATCTCGGCATTGCTATGGGGAAAGGAACCGATAGTGCGATTGAGACAGCTGATATTGTCCTTATGCAGGACCACCTGGGTAAACTGCCAAGTTCTATAAGAATTGCCAAGCAAGTGAATCGAGTCGTTAAGCTTAACATTACTCTTGCTTTAGGATTGAAGCTTGCCGCGTTACTCCTGACGATTCCAGGGTGGCTCACACTATGGGTAGCTATCTTATCAGATATGGGGGCTACGATTCTTGTTACCCTTATCAGCTTAACAGTCTTAATGAATAAGACAAATAAAACATCATTTGTTAAAGAAGAGGAAAAGGGAGTGCAGCCGCAGTCATAAAGAGAAGTACCATTAAGTTGTTTGATGGACTGGATAGCTGTGCTATGCACTTCTTTTTCCAACTGAGTTAAATCAAGTGAATTTTATAAGCCATAGGACGATGGCGATCATTTCCCCCT
The Halobacillus halophilus DSM 2266 DNA segment above includes these coding regions:
- a CDS encoding MBL fold metallo-hydrolase; this translates as MDKKAPIELGNDIYLIDGFDLGFEGRTGTYVLQGEKLTLVETGPSPSVPRILEGLKDLSLAAEQVEYIILTHIHLDHAGGAGLLLQECPNAKVIVHERGKRHLVDPSKLIAGARAVYGDKFDQLFDPILPVPEEKILTKSDGETLDIDENRRLTFYDTPGHAKHHLGIFDSASQGIFTGDTAGIRYHQTEHTGLTFFLPTTSPNQFDPEAMKQSIERFRAMNPKRLFFGHFGKTENPEEAFDEVIEWIPIFVEEARTAWIENEGIAGIEERLHRRIVEYLNGKNITEDHPVFELLRLDFEVCAMGLADYLRKQL
- a CDS encoding VOC family protein, which codes for MKKKLDHIGIAVRNIEDSIEFHTNELGGTLIDRYRSEAEGVESEIAIIDIDGDRTELLMPTNNTTSPIARFIKQKGKGVHHVAYHVGDLDQALKELETKGIRTLEWSLRTNKHGRRLIYLNPADTEGTIIEYCDYPELKS
- a CDS encoding NAD(P)/FAD-dependent oxidoreductase, with product MTRYIVVGAGILGASTAYHLAKTGAEVTIIDREDQGQATEAAAGIVCPWLSQRRNKKWYQLVRGGANYYPDLVQSLLDDGEAETGYKRVGAISLHTDKDKLDKMVERVLKRRDDAPEIGEVTRLSPTETYKLFPVLSEEYGAVHVSGGARVDGRLMRDALLNAAKKHGAVLVKGEASLVYKKEDTRGVQVDSQFYAADQVIVTAGAWAKELFTPLGINFKVTFQKAQIVHMKLAEKDTSEWPVVMPPTNKYLLAFGGGRIIAGSTHEDDTEFDHRTTAGAIHEIFDQTLSYAPGLYNSSFLETRVGFRPFTPGFLPVFGYVPEHPGLLAANGLGASGLTSGPFLGAELAKLALGQETELDPADYDLSEAIEIMN
- a CDS encoding heavy metal translocating P-type ATPase, translated to MKEYKLQGLSCANCAAEMESEIKKLDHGGDAQLKFNSSKLLVHEQVNLSKVRQILKSDGASLVETKEHGENGHNHSHGSNMKMLVFLSSVIFGLTFLLQSHVSGYVLIMMYVAAMALSGYQTFIKGAKNLVKLKFNIDTLMTIALIGAVAIGEWREATIVAILFGLNEYLEGLGMEKARNSMEQLLKVAPKQATLILENGSERVVPIESLQENDVVLVKAGEKIPSDGIVIEGFSSVNESAITGESLPVEKASGENLYGGSINNEGLLKVKITRAYEDSSLAKILHLVEEAQEMKTPTELFINRFAKYYTPAIMLISLLVMVLPPLLFNMEWGSALYQGLAVLIVGCPCALILSSPIAIVSGITKNARNGILVKGGVFLEQLGKVESIAFDKTGTLTKGEPTVQTARVYNAELFYSIAGSIEKNSSHPIAKAVMAEVNTKNSALKEPSKVEALPGKGIYAEIDHTPYYMGSEQTIPHLNLSNEQKKDIESLKEAGYTLVIVSSEEEILGIFGIADEIRDESKSLIKDLHLAGIKHTIMLTGDHEKTAEKVAGEIGLTDVYAGLLPEQKVEQVKRLSKGTRLAMVGDGINDAPALATADLGIAMGKGTDSAIETADIVLMQDHLGKLPSSIRIAKQVNRVVKLNITLALGLKLAALLLTIPGWLTLWVAILSDMGATILVTLISLTVLMNKTNKTSFVKEEEKGVQPQS
- a CDS encoding ArsR/SmtB family transcription factor, with the translated sequence MDNEQKKKDQKDNQEVEGLDEETLFVVSQTFKALSDPTRIRILHLLCEQEMSVNQIADTLELRQSTVSHQLRFLKNLRLVKYRRAGTTLFYSHDDEHVINVLQQTINHALHH
- a CDS encoding carbonic anhydrase, which codes for MSKREFVTAINCMDGRVQLPVIHWMQEKYDAEYVDMITEAGPTRYLLEGSPDNLEAMQAKVGISCEKHGSDIIAVVGHHDCAGNPVPREEKVNQIKQSVELVQSWGYQAEVIGLYVNDQWEVEFIL
- a CDS encoding type 1 glutamine amidotransferase domain-containing protein; its protein translation is MAKKVLMVLTNHDKITDETPTGVWLSEFGEAYNEFKQHGYEVTVASPNGGVVPVDPNSVSEDEPQEILDTKPHLESTAPIADFSAEQFDAVFLPGGHGTMFDFPDNETLQKLLRNFYEADKYVAAVCHGPAGLTGATLSNGEPLVKGKRVSAFTDSEEAETTLDQYMPFLLESKLNELGATVSSGPNWSTHYEVDGYLITGQNPQSTEAVAKELVKQLG